The DNA segment CGCAGCGTCGAAGTCAGACAGAAGGCAGGTGAACGCAATGACCCCCACGATGGTCGACACCGAGGTGATCGCCCAACGGATCGAGTTGGCGTGCCGGGCGCCTTCGCTGCACAACAGCCAGCCGTGGCGATGGCTGGCCAGCAGTACGAATGTCGATCTGTTCGTCGATCCGCGCCGCGTCGTGGCCTCGGCGGACAGCTCGGGTCGGGAAGCGATCATCAGCTGCGGCGCCGTGCTGGATCACTTCCGGGTCGCGATGGCCGCCATCGGTCGGGACACCCACGTCGACCGGTTTCCCAACCCGAACAATCTCGACCACCTGGCTTCGATCGACTTCGCCCCGATGGACTACGTCGCCCAGGCCCGGCGCGACCGCGCCGACGCGATAACGCACCGCCGAACCGATCGGCGTCCGTTCCGGGCACCCAAGGACTGGGCGTCGCTGGAACCCCTGCTGCGCGGCTCGTTCGACACGGATCTGGTCGCGTTCGAGGTGTTGCGCGACGAGGTGCGACCGCAGTTGGCCCAAGCGGCTCGGCTGACCGAGTCCTTGCGTCGCTACGACGACAGCTACCATCACGAACTGAGTTGGTGGACAGCGCCTTTGCGGGAGTCGGAAGGCATACCCGAAAGCGCGCTGGTATCGCGGTCGGTGGCCCACGAGGTCGACGTGAACCGTCTGTTCCCCACCTCCTGGCAGGCCGAGCGGAGCTCCGCGAGCAGGCCGGATCACGCGAAGATCGTGCTGCTGTCCACGGCCGGGAACACCCGCGCAGACGCGCTCATGTGCGGCCAGGCGCTCTCGGCCGTGCTGCTGGAATGCACCCTGGCAGGACTGGCAACGTGCCCGGTCACCCACATCACGGAGCTGGCGGCCGGTCGGGACATCATTCGCGGCCTCACCGACGGCCGGGCAGCGGTGCCCCAGGTGTTGATCCGGGTCGGCATCGCGCCGTCGGGCCCGGTCCCGGAACCGACGCCACGGCGGCCGCTCGGCGATGTGCTGCAGATACGTCGCTGATCCGCCCCACATCGAGAGGAGGTGAAATGGCTTCTACGCTGGGCGATCCGCCGTTATTGACCGACTCCGACGCTGACATGCTCGCGTCGCAATTCCTGGACTCTGGCTACGCCGACACGACGGTGTATTGCGATTGGTCGCTGGATCGGCGCATCGAGGGCTTTTTGCGCCGTCGAGGACTTGTCCGTCTTGCTGAAGACGGCGATGCCTACGGCCTCATCCTCGACCGTGTCATGGCCCATATCGGCCAAGCGACCGGGGTGAGCGCCGCGGCACCGCCGACGAACGGCCCGTCAGCCGGGGACTTCCGCCCCTATCGCCGACCGGGTCCGACTGGTCGGATGAACATTGTCACTACGACGATTTCGAGATCGAGGAGACAACCATGACAACCCTTCCGGTTCAGCGTCAGATGAGGTCGCTCTTCCCAGAGTTTTCCGAGCTGTTCGCGGCTTTCCCGTCGTTTGCCGGCATCCGGCCGGCCTTCGATACCCGCATCATGCGGCTGGAGGACGAGATGAAGGAGGGCCGCTACCTGGTACGGGCGGAAATCCCGGGTGTCGACCCGACCAAAGACATCGACATCACCGTGCGCGACGGGCAGCTGACCATCAAAGCCGAACGCAGCGAGAAGAAGGAATTCGACGGGCGATCGGAATTCACCTACGGCACATTCGTCCGCACCGTGTCGCTGCCGGCCGGCGCCGACGAAGACACCATCGAAGCCACCTACGACCAGGGCATCCTCACCGTCGCGGTCGCCGTTGCGGAGCCCAAGCCGGCCGAGCGGCACGTGCAGGTGCACTCCGTGAACTGACGATTTGCGGGGAAGAGCGGCGGCCATGACCAAGGCAGCCGAGGTCCGGCGCTCGCGGCGGGTATTTCGTGACCGCCGCGAGGCCGGCCAGGTGTTGGCGACCCTGCTGAGTGCCTACCGCGATCGACCCGACGTGA comes from the Mycobacterium shinjukuense genome and includes:
- a CDS encoding Acg family FMN-binding oxidoreductase, with product MTPTMVDTEVIAQRIELACRAPSLHNSQPWRWLASSTNVDLFVDPRRVVASADSSGREAIISCGAVLDHFRVAMAAIGRDTHVDRFPNPNNLDHLASIDFAPMDYVAQARRDRADAITHRRTDRRPFRAPKDWASLEPLLRGSFDTDLVAFEVLRDEVRPQLAQAARLTESLRRYDDSYHHELSWWTAPLRESEGIPESALVSRSVAHEVDVNRLFPTSWQAERSSASRPDHAKIVLLSTAGNTRADALMCGQALSAVLLECTLAGLATCPVTHITELAAGRDIIRGLTDGRAAVPQVLIRVGIAPSGPVPEPTPRRPLGDVLQIRR
- a CDS encoding Hsp20/alpha crystallin family protein — translated: MTTLPVQRQMRSLFPEFSELFAAFPSFAGIRPAFDTRIMRLEDEMKEGRYLVRAEIPGVDPTKDIDITVRDGQLTIKAERSEKKEFDGRSEFTYGTFVRTVSLPAGADEDTIEATYDQGILTVAVAVAEPKPAERHVQVHSVN